The proteins below come from a single Chryseobacterium sp. MA9 genomic window:
- a CDS encoding AlpA family transcriptional regulator, with product MSTHIYILKTCEYCGLEFVAKTTVTRFCSQRCRTKMYKRYNKNSSQTIENKNLCNFKMYTYSPFDCITIKEASGIIGCARTTIYDMIKKGKLSSINFSQRKTRVFKEEIGKLLNQNKTEIEPFIFKDDDTKIKNCWTINEIINLYKISASALYNKLKIYNIIKIKKGKSVYVSKEIIRRLFNTVIKNNN from the coding sequence ATGAGTACACATATCTACATATTGAAAACATGCGAATATTGTGGATTAGAATTTGTAGCCAAAACCACTGTAACAAGGTTTTGCAGTCAAAGATGTAGAACAAAAATGTATAAGAGATATAATAAAAATTCATCTCAAACAATAGAAAATAAGAATTTATGCAATTTTAAAATGTACACTTATTCTCCCTTTGATTGCATAACGATAAAAGAAGCTTCCGGTATTATAGGATGTGCCCGAACTACAATCTATGATATGATCAAAAAAGGAAAGTTATCTTCTATTAATTTTAGTCAAAGAAAAACCAGAGTTTTTAAGGAAGAAATTGGAAAATTATTAAATCAAAATAAAACAGAAATAGAACCTTTTATATTTAAAGATGATGATACAAAAATAAAAAACTGTTGGACAATAAATGAGATCATTAACCTATATAAAATCTCTGCCAGTGCCCTGTACAATAAATTGAAAATATATAATATAATTAAAATAAAGAAGGGAAAATCTGTTTATGTATCTAAAGAAATTATACGTAGGTTATTCAATACAGTTATCAAAAATAATAATTAA
- a CDS encoding helix-turn-helix domain-containing protein codes for MSSNIEIIRICQYCGKEFIAKTTVTKYCSHTCNKKAYKAELKTKKIEKSNINTQLFKESSIDIINSSAFLTVKESACLLKCSKQMIYNLVNSGRLKSTKLSVRNTRISRLEIDNLFKISIRKVKEN; via the coding sequence ATGAGTTCTAACATTGAGATCATAAGAATATGCCAATATTGTGGCAAGGAATTTATCGCAAAAACAACAGTCACAAAGTATTGCAGCCATACCTGTAATAAAAAAGCATATAAAGCTGAACTAAAAACAAAAAAAATAGAAAAAAGTAACATCAACACTCAACTTTTTAAAGAATCCTCTATAGATATTATAAATAGCTCTGCTTTTCTAACCGTTAAAGAATCAGCCTGCTTATTGAAATGCAGTAAGCAAATGATCTATAATCTAGTTAATTCGGGTCGTCTAAAATCAACAAAGCTATCAGTAAGAAACACCAGAATTAGCAGATTAGAAATTGACAATCTTTTTAAGATTAGTATTCGAAAAGTCAAAGAAAATTAG